One window of the Salminus brasiliensis chromosome 1, fSalBra1.hap2, whole genome shotgun sequence genome contains the following:
- the tmem200a gene encoding transmembrane protein 200A yields the protein MIATGGVITGLAALKRQDSSRSQHHLPTQSPAAQTEKKRPKRKPRTDVVVVRGKIRLYSASGFFLVLGVLILMVGIAMAVLGYWPHKDHQRSPESKLSSNDTQLAGEQTGTVAQFFEQHLHSEKMKMLGPFTMGIGIFIFICANAILHENRDRETKVIHMRDMYSTVIDIHSLRIKEQKCMNGAYMGPYMDHEIRNFGYESQYASRLAANTLMSFSSFSGDVRLSRRTSSAEDEEGLMGEAKGGLSLLSPGYRERAGSIFGFQPEGIRHWEDKRSDLKKCQTRSIVSSSISAFTLPVIKLNNCVIDEPDIDNITEDSEQLRDRSRPPSMESLAVPVPDISKAFKPPGTLLLRSNSAIECPTSASSQSSLSPESTSGHFLSPGAARKDFGSNNSLHMLSAHSKSLDLERGHTTLTVQPEQRKHPSWPRLDRSNSKGYTKLENKEDPMDRLLVPPVAVKRDYTKKEKLLMISRSHNNLSFEHDEFMSSTLKRGTSETRF from the coding sequence ATGATTGCGACTGGGGGCGTGATCACAGGCCTCGCGGCCTTGAAGAGGCAAGACTCCTCCCGCTCCCAGCATCATCTACCAACCCAGAGCCCTGCTGCTCAGACTGAGAAGAAGCGGCCAAAACGTAAACCTCGCACGGACGTCGTGGTGGTACGTGGAAAAATCCGTCTGTATTCAGCCTCCGGCTTCTTTCTGGTTCTGGGTGTTTTGATCCTTATGGTGGGCATTGCCATGGCCGTACTGGGATACTGGCCTCACAAGGACCACCAAAGGTCCCCGGAGAGTAAGCTCTCTAGCAACGACACACAGTTGGCGGGGGAACAGACAGGAACGGTAGCACAGTTTTTCGAGCAGCACCTGCACTCCGAGAAAATGAAAATGCTCGGACCCTTCACAATGGGCATTGGGATATTTATCTTCATTTGTGCTAATGCTATCTTACATGAGAACAGAGACCGAGAAACAAAGGTCATCCACATGCGGGACATGTACTCGACTGTCATAGACATCCACAGCCTGAGGATAAAGGAGCAGAAGTGTATGAACGGGGCCTACATGGGCCCCTATATGGACCACGAGATCCGAAACTTTGGTTATGAGAGCCAGTATGCCTCACGGCTTGCAGCAAACACGCTAATGTCATTCTCCAGCTTCAGCGGAGATGTCAGACTTTCCCGGCGCACTAGCTCGGCTGAGGACGAGGAGGGTCTAATGGGTGAAGCCAAAGGTGGTTTGAGCTTGCTGTCACCTGGCTACAGGGAGCGTGCTGGGTCTATCTTTGGGTTCCAGCCAGAGGGTATTCGTCACTGGGAGGACAAGCGAAGCGACCTGAAGAAGTGCCAGACGCGGTCCATTGTCTCATCCTCCATTAGCGCCTTTACCCTCCCAGTGATCAAGCTCAACAACTGTGTCATTGACGAACCCGATATTGACAACATCACAGAAGATTCTGAGCAGCTGCGGGACCGATCAAGACCTCCATCTATGGAGTCCTTAGCTGTCCCTGTTCCAGATATTTCCAAGGCCTTTAAGCCTCCTGGCACATTGTTGCTCCGGAGCAACTCTGCTATAGAATGCCCCACATCTGCTTCCTCACAGTCCTCCCTGTCCCCCGAATCCACCAGCGGCCACTTCCTGTCTCCTGGAGCAGCTAGGAAAGACTTTGGATCCAATAACTCGTTACACATGTTATCAGCTCACTCCAAGTCTCTGGACTTGGAGCGTGGTCACACTACGCTAACTGTCCAGCCAGAACAGCGCAAGCACCCCAGCTGGCCCAGGCTGGACCGCAGCAACAGTAAAGGTTACACCAAGCTGGAGAATAAAGAAGACCCGATGGACAGGCTGCTGGTGCCTCCAGTGGCTGTTAAAAGGGACTACACCAAAAAGGAGAAACTGCTTATGATCTCCAGGTCGCATAACAATCTGAGTTTCGAACACGACGAGTTTATGAGCAGCACTCTAAAAAGAGGGACCTCTGAGACCAGATTTTAA